CAGCGAGAACATGGCCCCGAGCACCAGCACCTTGTCGGCCAGCGGGTCGAGGAAGGCGCCGCTGCGGGTGGTGCCGTAGCGGCGGGCCACCCACCCGTCGACGCCGTCGGTGAGCGACAGCACCGTCCACACGAACCAGACCAGCCAGCCGCTGGGGCGATCGCTGATCATGGCGAAGAGCAACGGTGACACCAAGAGACGCACCACGGTGACGGCGTTGGCCGGGGTGGCCAGCGCCGACGGGCCGAAGCCGGACTCGCCGGCGAGGGCGCCCACGCCCACCACCCGGTGCTCGCCGGAGCCCTCGTGCGCGTCCGTCTCGCGTCGGGGACCCTGCTCGCTCATCGCCGGGCCCCACCCACTGCGGGGACCGCCTCCACGGCGGCGAGGGGCTCGGCCACCAGGTCCGGTCCGAGGGCGTCGACCACCCGGACGGCCTCGACGGTGCCGACGGCCATGGTGTCGGGCACCACCACGATGCCGTCGATCTCCGGGGCTTCACGGTGCGAGCGGGCCTGGCCGGGAGCGTCCACGAGGACTTCGACCACCGACCCGATCAATTGGTCACGTCGAGCTGCGGTGATGTCGTCCTGACGCTCACGGAGCTCGGCCAGGCGCTCGGCCACGAGGCTCTCGGCCACCACGCCGTCGAGGCCGGCGGCGTGCGTTCCCTCTTCGCGGGAGTAGGCGAAGAAGCCGCACCAGTCGAGCTGGGCCTCTTCGACGAAGGCCAGCAGGGCGTCGTGGTCGTCCTCGGTCTCCCCCGGGTAGCCGACGATGAAGTTCGACCGGAAGGTGGCCTCCGGCTCGCGTGCGCGGATGTCGGCGATGCGGCGCAGGAAGCGCTCCCCGTCGCCCCATCGGCGCATCCGCCGCATGAGCGGAGGTGAGACGTGCTGCAGGGAGAGGTCGAAGTACGGCACCCCGGTGCGACCCACTGCGTCGATGAGCTCGTCGGTGAGGTCGGAGGGGTACAGGTAGAGCAGCCGGGTGCGGTCGACCCGGGCCGCCACCGCGTCGACGAGCGCCACGATGGAGCGCTCGCCGACACCCTGGTCGCGGCCGTAGGCGGCCAGGTCCTGGGCCACCAGCACGATCTCCCGGGCGCCGAGGGCGTCGACCTCGGCGAGGACGTCGTCCATGGCCCGGGACCGCTGCTTGCCCCGGAACGACGGGATGGCGCAGAACCCGCAGGCCCGATCGCACCCCTCGGCCACCTTGACGTACGCCCACGGGGCCGACGAAGGGGGGCGGGGCAGGTTGAGCAGATCGAAGGTGGGCAGCGGGGCGGCTCCGGGGTCGGTGTCGGAGGGCTTGCGACCCAGGGTGACCGGCACGCCGAAGCCCACGACGGCGTCGGCCTCGGGGAGGGCCTCGGCCAGCTCGGTGCCGTAGCGCTCGGCCATGCACCCGGTGACGACGAGGCGGGCGCCGTCGCGCCGCACGTCGTCGAGGCCGAGGATGGTGTCGACGGATTCCTGGCGGGCATCCTCGACGAAGGCACAGGTGTTGACCACGACGACGTCGGCGTCGTCCGGCCCGGAGGCCGGCTGGTAGCCGTCGGCGAGGAACGTGCCCGCCAACTTGTCGGAGTCGACGTGGTTCTTCGGGCACCCGAGAGTCTCGATCCAGAAGCGCCCGGCCATGGGAGCCCATGCTAGGCCGCGCCCGGTGGCACCCCTCACGGCCGCCGGCCCGACGTCAGCGGCGGTCGAGGGACCCGGTGAGCAGGGCGAGGGCGAGCGCGGTGAGCGACATGCCCTCGGTGACCCGCCCGTCGGTGAGGGCGGTGCGCACCTCCGCCGTCGGGACCCACTCGACCCGTTCGGACTCCCCCGGGTCGGTGGGCTCTCCCCGACGGTCCGCTCCGGCGGCCACGAAGAGGTGGAAGGTCTGGTCCACTGCGCCGGCCATGGGGTGGTAGCTGGTGAGCGGTCGCAGCGCCCGGGGGGCCCACCCGGTCTCCTCGAGCGCCTCGCGCTCGGCGCCCGCTCGGGGCGTCTCGCCCGGGTCGAGGTTGCCGGCGGGGATCTCCCAGCCCCACGAGTCGGTGATGAAGCGATG
The window above is part of the Rhabdothermincola salaria genome. Proteins encoded here:
- the pgsA gene encoding CDP-diacylglycerol--glycerol-3-phosphate 3-phosphatidyltransferase, with translation MSEQGPRRETDAHEGSGEHRVVGVGALAGESGFGPSALATPANAVTVVRLLVSPLLFAMISDRPSGWLVWFVWTVLSLTDGVDGWVARRYGTTRSGAFLDPLADKVLVLGAMFSLVAVDRFPVWPVALIAVREVAISLYRVYWGRRGLAVPARRSAKAKTLVQSLAVGAVLMPPLTDLTWLADGLLYLAAALAVISGAQYVLDGRSAATTLGDRSDLAP
- the rimO gene encoding 30S ribosomal protein S12 methylthiotransferase RimO, whose translation is MAGRFWIETLGCPKNHVDSDKLAGTFLADGYQPASGPDDADVVVVNTCAFVEDARQESVDTILGLDDVRRDGARLVVTGCMAERYGTELAEALPEADAVVGFGVPVTLGRKPSDTDPGAAPLPTFDLLNLPRPPSSAPWAYVKVAEGCDRACGFCAIPSFRGKQRSRAMDDVLAEVDALGAREIVLVAQDLAAYGRDQGVGERSIVALVDAVAARVDRTRLLYLYPSDLTDELIDAVGRTGVPYFDLSLQHVSPPLMRRMRRWGDGERFLRRIADIRAREPEATFRSNFIVGYPGETEDDHDALLAFVEEAQLDWCGFFAYSREEGTHAAGLDGVVAESLVAERLAELRERQDDITAARRDQLIGSVVEVLVDAPGQARSHREAPEIDGIVVVPDTMAVGTVEAVRVVDALGPDLVAEPLAAVEAVPAVGGARR
- a CDS encoding NUDIX hydrolase, which produces MRWDVHGERSLYESDWMSLRLVDVEVPGGPRFDHHVLRLPNHAAGTVIHDVDTDRVLLLWRHRFITDSWGWEIPAGNLDPGETPRAGAEREALEETGWAPRALRPLTSYHPMAGAVDQTFHLFVAAGADRRGEPTDPGESERVEWVPTAEVRTALTDGRVTEGMSLTALALALLTGSLDRR